The genomic region ATGGAAAGGGGGTGTTTCGCGAAGTGTAGATTCGTTTCCACCATCATATAAAATGTGGCTGCCATAGTTACGAAAATGAAATGGAACTGATTACTTTATACGAATCATTACACCTTCGAAAGAATGACCTTCAGCGTAAAGATAACTGAACTGTAAGGTTATTCAAGTAAATTAACCATAATTACCTTTTTTAAAAATTATGGTTAAGAATATATGAAACTTGAAAAGTGTTGTCATTTATTAATGCTATCCTTTAAAATTTAACTAGAGAAACGAAACATATTACACGCCATTTCGATGGAGAATAACATTTTACGGAGGCATTTATGTACGAAGTGAAAAAATACCCCGAATTTTCTTGGTCCTTATCTAGACATAAGACATTAATGGATTGTGCTCGTAAGTATGGACTGCATTATTATGAATCTCATAATGGATGGCGTTTTGATTCGCCGGAAAGTTCGAAAAAAGCGTACCGGTTGAAAAAGATTACAAACATTCCGATGTTATTCGGACAAATCTTTCACGAACTAGTTGAGTCTGCAATGAAAGATTTATTACAACGTAATCACGTTCCATCGAAAGAAGCCCTTATAGAAAAAGCACGGAGAAGGCTAAATTCAGCTTATTTGGACTCTCGTGACCGAAAGAGCCTATGGTTTGACAAGCCAAACCGATATAATATGCTTTTTGAAATGTATTATAATGGTGAACTTGACCCTGATGTCATTAAAGACTATCGTGAACGGTTGGACATCGTTTTTTCAAATCTATTCCATAGTAAATCATTTCAGGATATTACGACACGACAAGAGACGATGAAATTTCATCAGGCAGAGGATTTCCGTTATACGTATGTAAATGACGTAAAAATCTTTGCAGTCATGGATTTATTATACCGTGACACAGAACAGGGAAAATGGGTTATTGTCGATTGGAAGACTGGAAAAGAGTCAGACAGTGATTATGAACAGTTGGCCATCTATGCTTATTATTTAATGCAAGAATTTAATGTCCCCTTAGAACAGATCGAAATTCGGAACGAATATTTATTAACAGGTCACCACCGGACATATGTATTAGATGAAAGGGATATCCAAACGATGTTACACCGGTTGACATCTAGTGTTCAGCTCATGAAAGGTTACCAAGCTGATATTCTTGCAAACGAGCCATTATCAATTGAAGAGTTCCCAATGACGGAACAAGCCCAACGATGTCAACGATGTAACTTTAAAGAAATTTGCTTAACATAGTCATGAAAAAGGTTGGAGGAACAAGAACCGATTCAGTCTTCGCGATATACAAACGGGGCAGAATTTTACAAGGTGTTGCCAATAAAAGCGACTCCAATTTTCTTGTTCAGAAATGAAGCAAAATCGTTAAATTTATATTGATAATACATTGAATTTTTACGGTCATATTACCCTAACAAGGGCGTTAGACAAAAAGGGGCTAAGGTATGCAAAACATATTAGTTATAATAACGATAATAGTTTCTATTATCCTTGTAGGATGTACAAATACTGGTGAAAGAGTTGAATCATCTAATGTAGCTACCCAAGAACAACTAACCGAAACGATTGAGCAACTTGAAACTGAATTAGATAGAAAACAAGCTATGATAAGTGAGTTGGAAAGCGAAAATAAGCAGTTGAAGGGATTGGTAGATCACCAAGAGTCACAGGACCAGAGTCAAGTTATCGTTGGTAAAGAAGGGCTGTTTATTAAACCTGATTTACTCTATCCTGAAGACATTTCTGACGAAGTAATTTTGAATTTATTAGGGGAACCAATAAATGCAAATAAGTTTGAGGATGCACACGGTGGATTTACTGTGGTTGAATTCATATACGATAACTTTTCAATCACTATTCAAAAACAGCCAAATAAACAATTAGTTAAGTGGTTAACGATAAAGGACTCTAATTTTGTAACAGAACGTGGGATTACAGTGGGGTCATCAAAAAGTCAAGTCGTGCAGGCATATGGTGAAAACTTTAGTGAAAATTTAAATGGAATATACTATGGTGAGAAAACAGGCATAAGTTTTTCTCTGGAAGATGGTTATGTGAAAGAAATAGACATTTGGTATACGTATGAATAAAATAATTTTTCACTTTAACTAAGGGTTTATTTTTTATAAGTTCATTATTCGTCGAAATGATTACATTCAGAAGAGATTACCTTTAGGTAAGATAGAAGGTAATGTTTACGATTATGTAGGAGTTGTTATAAATGGAGGAAATTTTTTTAGCAATTCTATTTTTTGTAGTTGGGCTATTTATACTTTATGTCATTATCGAAACGGCAGTTAGGCGAGGAATTAATAGTTCTGTCATAGGGCGGTTGATTGAAGATAGACATGGGATTATAGAAGATAAAAAAGAGAAGGAAAAGAAAAAATCGTTTTTAGATAATGATTTAGATGATTGACAAATACCCTTTTGTGCGTGCATGTTGAATTACTGCTTATGCTAGGCATTTAGTCCCTTTGAATAAAATAATGAGTTATAACCTTGTTGAATCAACGGAATGTTGGTTGAATAAGAAAGTGAATATACATAGTAAAAACACTCAGATTTAAACCTGAGTGTTTTATTTGTATCGTTACTCGCTATCTAAATATATGCTAATTAGCGTTGCTTACGGGTATTCTCTCCCCTTACTGAACCTACTCAACCTTTTTTCCGTATCCTATCCACTATAACAGTCTAACCATTCATGCATATAAACCTCTAATCGTTTCCGATACCGGTTAATACATCAGGCTGAGAAAACGAATGACCACCATAAACGTCACTATTCGAATCGAACACTATAAGGTATTGTATGTAAATAATGTTAAACCGTAAAAAGAAAGCTTTACGACTGATGTCAGTTATCATGAACAATTTGCGGAAGAATTAGGGCAGATGAAACATAAAATGTAGGGAAAGGGTAGAAACGACTTGATGGGGAGGTGTTTAAAAGTGGTAACCTTACCTGTATGGGTGTGGATTGTCTATTATACGTTTTTATGTATAACGATAGGGGCAGCCATAATAAAAATTATCCGAAAAGAAATGATCTTTATCTCTCTTTTGACAGTTGTTTTTGTGTTAACCGTTCCTTTTCTTATGTTTTTAAACAGTATAGCTAGAGGGGAAGAATTAAATGAATTTCAATTCTTCGTTCAACAACTCAAGCAAGGATCCTTGTGGTCACTTTACGCAATTTTCTCCTACTTGTATTTGCCCATTTGGTGGATCCTGTATTATAAACATTATAAAAAGAAGAAGAGTTATATTTTTATAAAATGACCCCGGTATCATCCGAGGTCATTTATTATATGTAGATGTTGAAGGGTTCGGAGGTAGCTATACTGTCATTTTTCCCTTGCTATGTTTAAATAAATTGACTTGGATCAATAATCATCCAAACGAAAAGTCCGACATTGGCTAATGATATAAAAAATGCTGATAAAAGAAAGCCGTTAATGAAACGTCGATGCACATTTCTCCTTTTCAAAACAAAAAGAAGTGGGAGAACATATACCCATTGAATAAAGCCAAGGAAAACCCGGCTAACGGTTAATACACCATCATCAATTATGAAACTATTAATAGATAGAACGTGATACAGTACGACAAAACAAATAAATACCAAAATCGAAATTAACATTCCCTTTCTCATATGAAAACCTCCAGTAAAGAAAATGTTGGCAGTTTATGTAAATATAAAAGAAAATACAAAAAGATGCAAGTACTATTTCCGAGATCCTTTGTGCAACCATTTTTGAAACAAATGAATTTGTCGTGTCGTCTAATCAATAAAGAATATGAAAAAGGAGGATGGATATGAAAAGGTTAGTTTTATTTATACTGTTAATGATGTTATTTATCTTAGGGTGTTCGGATGAAGGACTTAAAGGAGAACAACCACCAGATGCTTATATAACAATTGGTGGGAAGTCATATGAGACTATCCTTGGAACATATTGCTGGTCTTATAATGGTAAAGGACTTTGTGTTGATACAGCAGGTCCTAAAGAATTGTTAGCCTTTCATAACGAGGAACCTATTAAAGTCCAACCTGAAGAAACGATTACGTTTACGATGGATTTTGAGCCGAAACCAACAGAAGTTCATGCAACCGTTATAAAAGGCCAAAACGAAAGCAAAGTTGACGTTGCTAATAACTCTTTTACAGCTCCAAAGGAGAAAGGAGTATATTACTATTACTACGGTGTTTGGTGGAAAGATGACAAAGAATCAGATATTTATCAAGGAGATGCCTTTTATGCTTTTGCATTAGAAGTAAGGAAATAGGATGGGGTGTCTGAACAACAATGGGAAAATGTCTGGTACTTATGGTGATTATGTACATATAAGGTGTTTTTCACTGTTGAATTTTCATAACGTCATACTGCACATTTCCTGTGGATATTCTACATTTATCATAGGCTTAGTTCTTTTTAATCCGAAAACATGGTCATTATAACTCATAGTGCGATGTTGTCCCTATTTTCAAAATGGTTGGTTTCGTTATAATCTTAAGTAATAAGGGGGTATATAAAAATCGCTTAGGGGGAAAAGAAAAGATGCCAAATAAACAGTTTTTAGCTTTTGGAATTGTCATAATACTGATAGTTGCAGGGTGGATGACGTACGATAAAGCAACAGATGATACATATGAAGGAATGTCGATTATTCCGGAGGAACATGAAGATATACCCCTCTATGATGGATTAAAGCCGACTCAATCTGATTATGTCATTAAGGGAAATCAGTGGCGTGACATATATCATTTCTATACATCTGAATTACCATCCTTAGGATGGAAAGCCACTTATCATCAAACAGCACTTGATGATGATGATGCTAGTAATGATTGGGCTGGATTTTACACTCGGTGGGAAAAGGAAGGGTTTGACGGTGAAATATCCGTTTCGGCATCTTATATTGAGTCCACAGAAGAGACAGAAGTTAGATTTAACCATATGACAGCAGTACAATATACAACGTGGTTTGAAAAAGTCCCTGATGATATTTGTGTAGGTAAAGATCGTAACCATTGTGTTGAAGTTACAGACGAAGAAATAATTGAGTTTCTAGTAAGTTATATCAATCATGCCTCAGATTCTTCTAAGGTACCTAAGAAACGGGAGAATGCTGTATCTATAGATATTGATAATACCTTTGTAACAATCCATTATGAAGAAGATGAAATCATATACATTGAATCCAGTAAAGGGATCAAAACAATGAAGCCTGAAACAGAATTTATAGAGGGACTCAATAACATAATAAACGATAACAAGTAGCTAATTATGGCTGCTTTTTTTATTTAGGACTATTGACGGGTGAAGAAAGGCTATTTATAGTGCTATACTAACATTATGATCCTTTTTCCAAATATAGGATAAACGGAGGGGTTGGAGTAAGAAATACTAGTTATAGTTTCTTTGGGAGTAGCCAAAATGAGAGCCTGTTTTATATTAGATTGTGCATAGGGGGACGATTATGAATAAGGTTCGAATCGTAATTATTATCGGAATTCTATTTCTAATTTTAAATGCTTTTCTTATCTATAAGTTACTTGAGGCTACAACAAACCAACGTACATTAGTCAATGTCATTATGATGAATGAATTTAGTGAACAAATAAAAGAGATTCGTAACTTTAATCAGTTTGTTTTAAGATTAGTAGAGAAAGAGGAAAGTGAATTTCCAATTGAAAAGAAGGACGCAAAATTATATTGGGCACTTTCGGACCCTAAGGATTCGAGTCTCATAAAAACATTGTATATACCAAATAATACATATTCACCACACTTTCAGTATGTTGACTATCAAAGTGAATTGGAAAGAGAGTTTTCCGTTTTGCATCAGCAGTTTAAGGAAAAGCTATCAAAAATGAGTAAAGGTGAATTGGAAATGTTCTCTGAGAGATTCAATAGAGCTACGGAATATTTATATGAATCTGTCAATCGTTGGCAAAAGACACACGGTGTACCATTTAAAGTCAAGTATGAAATGAATGAAGATAAAATGATAACGGCGCTCTTACAATTTCGGAACTTAGGAAAGGAATTGGAAGCTATACAATAATGAGGAATTAAAATTTTGCTCTCATTTTACATAATATGAAACGAAAAAGCAGGAATATATTGAAAGATAACGAACTAATCGTTTTATGTGAATGTGAAAAAAGAGGAGTGGGAATTTATGAAATGGTACTTATTAGAACGAATAGTTGGTGTACTAACAATTATGACAGGATTAATCTACCTTTTCGGTATATATGGACAGATGGAAACAGAAGTCCAAATGTGGGGCATTGTGGCCATCTTGTTGGGTGGTTTTATCGTTTGGTCATCGAATCAAAAGAATAAGTCAGCAATACGTTTATTTTTACTACTTTCTACAATTATTCAAGTGCCTGCAATTATTTTATGGCTCCGACATAACGGTGGTATTATTTCTGATGGGACTCCTTCGAGTTCTTTTATTGTTCATTGGGGTTACGCAACTCCACATATTTTAATCGTCTTCATTGGGGTGTTTACGATTCTATTTTCCTTTTCGAAGGGTACACCATAAGAAGGTAATGTAGAAATGTGCTATGATATAGGCGAAAAAAGAAACGGGAAATGGTTAACGTTAAGAACATATTACATTTTATAGGTGAAAACTGTTCTAAAATTCCATTAACGGTAATAGTTAATAGTAAATTAAGCCTTTTTCAAAGGAGGATGTTAGTGACTATTAACAGTGAAAAAGTAACGGAGTTTTTGGACCGGTTTCAAAGTGACTTTCAAGAGTTCAAGCAAACACGTTCCATGCAAAATGTCCTTCAAATGAATGACCATATTACGAGTTCTAATGCCTATCATAAGCTACGGGCTGATGTTCCAGCATTGCCGTTCTTTGGTGACCTATTTTCAAAATATGTCACGGTGCACTTTAATCCTGTATTACCTCATAATGAAAAAGAATATTTATCGATGCTTAACGGTTTGTTATTAACGTATAATTTTGATCAGTTTTATGAAAGGCTCCTTCGCTTTGGCGAACTGTTTTATCGTGAAAAAGAATATGTTGATGCCTCTGATATCAAACAGTTAGCTTTTTTGCTGCCATTTGATCAAATGGAACGTCACTTCAATTTTGAAAAACGAGGCACATCGTTAAAAACCTACAAATATTTTAAAAATCTACAAAAAACCTTTACCCATAGTTGTAAGCTTTACCTCATTCCATATTCCTCTATAAGACTATCCTACAAATATTTTCCTAATGTTTTGTTACGCAACTACTTCCGTAAATTGTTAGACATTCTTTTCGCTGTTGAACGTAAAGTTATTGTATTTAAAGGAGAAGTGTTTGATCATTTACTCTCCAATATGAATTTGGAAAATAGTTATCGTATGGAAGAAAAAATGTTTTTACTATTTGAAGATGAATATACACAGTATGCCTGTAAATACAGTGTGTGGAACATCGATTTTAATGGACAAAACGTAAAATGTATTGTCGCTCATTCCTTTGACGATTCTGGTGTTATTGGGGACCTGCCAGAGCGGTACGCAGCAGAAATTGTCAAGAACGAGTTTTTGCGATAACGTCATAAAAATGGAATTTCCTGTTGACATCCTAATAAAACTACGTCATTATATTTTATAATGAACTGAATAATGAGCCCCTTTAAATACAGTCCTGTGAGGCTGAGAAGGATGAACGAAACGTGCAATCAGTGTAACTGTTTGTCATTTTTCTGTACGTATATCCAACTCCCTCACCATGCAGGTGGAGGGAGTTTTTTTATGGGCTCACCCAATTACATAATATAATAAAGCATGTCCCTTTTAAATGCAGTCCTGTGAGGCTGAGAAAGGGGTAACTACGAAAAAAGTTTACGTATCACAACATACGTATATACTTTGGCGTCGTATACCTCTTTGTCTCAAGGCAAAGAGGTTTTTTGTTGAATTCGATTCCAGATAAGGAGAGATGACGATGAACAATCTGTTAGAGATGTCGGCTCTATCCAACCAAGAAATTTTCGATTTGTTAGCGGAAGCAAAAGCGTTTCAAAAAGGGAAGGTATGGAAACCAACTGAACAAACCTTTGTCGCGAACCTCTTTTTTGAACCGAGTACAAGAACGAAGATGAGCTTTGAAGTAGCAGAGAAGCGATTAGGATTACATGTGTTACCTTTTTCAGCAGAAGCTTCCAGTGTCCAAAAGGGTGAGAGTTTATATGACACTGTTAGGACATTGGAAGAAATAGGGGTTCAGGCAGTGGTCATTCGTCACCCGGAAGATCGGTACTTTGATGAGCTAAATGGACGTGTTTCGATTCCGATTTTAAACGGAGGTGATGGCTGTGGAAACCATCCTACACAGTCATTACTAGACTTATATACAATTCAACAAGAATATGGACACTTTGAAGGACTAAATATTGTTATCGTTGGTGATGTGAAACATAGTCGAGTTGCACGTTCTAACGCTGAAGCGTTAAGTCGTCTCGGTGCGAAGGTGATTTTCTCTGGACCAGAAGAATGGGCAGACCCGTCTTTAGGGGATTATGCTCCTATGGATCATGCAGTCCAAATAGCGGACGTCATGATGATGCTCCGGATTCAACATGAGCGTCATGAAGCAACGATGAATGTGACGAAGAAAATGTATCATCAACATTACGGACTAACGGTTGAAAGGGAGCGCATGATGAAACGAGGAAGTATTATTATGCACCCAGCTCCAGTAAATCGAGATGTTGAAATTGCATCTTCAATAGTCGAGAGTGAAAAATCACGTATTTTTCCCCAGATGAAAAATGGGGTGTATGTCCGCATGGCTGTGTTAAAGCAAGCACTTACTTCTGAATCAATAAAAGGGGGACGTCAATATGTCAACACTACTGAAAAACGGGAAATTGTTTAAACAAGGAAGATTTGTCGAAGCTGACGTTTACATAGAAAAAGGGAAAGTAACAAACATTGCAACATCCATTGATATCGCCGCGGATGAAGTCATCGATGTAGAAGGAAATTTCATCATACCTGGTCTCGTCGACTTACATGTTCATTTACGGGAGCCGGGGGGCGAGACAAAAGAAACCATTGAAACAGGAACGAAAGCAGCAGCAAAAGGTGGGTTTACGACCATTGCTGCAATGCCAAATACGAGGCCTGTTCCAGATACAACTGAACATCTAGCAGCACTTCAGCAGAAAATTGCGGAATTCGCCCATGTACGGGTGCTACCATACGCCGCCATTACAGAACGCCAGCTAGGGGAGACGATCACAGATTTTGACGCACTGAAGGATTTAGGGGCTTTCGCTTTTACCGACGACGGTGTCGGGGTACAAAATGCCGGAACTATGTTGGAAGCAATGAAAAGAGCAGCTGAAAGAAACATGTCTATCGTGGCCCATTGTGAGGAAAATACGTTAATTAATAATGGGTCTCTCCATGAAGGGGTATTTTCCGAAAAACAAAACATTAATGGTATTCCGTCAGTTTGTGAATCGGTACATATTGCCCGGGATGTATTGTTAGCAGAAGCTGCAGGTGTACATTATCATGTATGCCACATTAGTACAAAAGAGTCCGTTCGTGTGGTACGTGACGCAAAACAGGCTGGTATCAACGTTACAGCGGAAGTTACACCTCACCACTTATTACTTTGTGAAGAAGATATTCCCGGACTTGATGCAAACTTTAAAATGAATCCACCATTACGAGGGAAAGAGGATCAACAAGCGCTTATCGAAGGATTATTAGATGGGACAATCGATTTTATTGCAACTGACCATGCACCACATACTGCAGAGGAAAAAGCATTAGGGATTGAAAGAGCCCCATTTGGCATTGTAGGACTGGAAACAGCATTTCCTCTGTTATATACGAACCTGGTAAAAAACAATGTGTTAACTCTTGAACAACTCGTAGAGTTTTTAACACATAAACCGGCAGAATCTTTCAATCTACCATTTGGGACAATAGAAATTGGGAAAGATGCTGACATTACCGTTATTAATATTAAGGATGAAAAAGAAATTGATCCAACTACGTTTGCTTCAAAAGGGAAAAATACACCATTTACGGGTTGGGCATGTCAAGGATGGCCAATTCGCACAATGATAGCAGGGAATACCGTTTGGACAGAAGAAACGAAACATAACTCCATTACAACACTATAAATAAAAGGGGCGGATAGGATTGAAGCGACAATTAATTTTAGAAGATGGAACCGTATTTGTTGGCAAAGCATTTGGAAGTGAGGGAGAACAAGAAGGAGAGGTCGTATTCAACACGGGGATGACAGGCTATCAAGAAATTTTATCTGATCCTTCTTATTGTGGTCAAATTGTAACCTTAACTTATCCGTTAATCGGAAATTACGGAATCAATCCTGATGATTTTGAAACAATCACACCTTCGGTTCACGGATTAATTGTGAAGGAAGTAGCAGATATTCCAAGCTATTGGCGAAGTGAGAAAAACGTAGATACGTTTCTTAAGGAACAAGGGATCCCCGGTTTACAAGGGATTGATACGAGAAAATTAACACGATTAATACGGAAACATGGAACGTTGAAAGGACAGCTTGCAAGTATGGAATCAAATGTTGAAGCGGTCGTGAAACGACTACGAAATACACCGTTTCCAAAGAATCAAGTGGAACAGGTATCCACGACGAAGCCATACCGTAGTCCTGGACGGGGCCTGCGCGTCGTTCTTGTCGATTATGGTCTGAAATTAGGTATTGCCCGGGAATTAACCAACCGTAATTGTGATGTCATCGTCGTTCCTTACAATACAACAGCAGAAGAAGTGTTACGCCTAAATCCAGATGGTGTCATGTTAAGCAACGGACCTGGGGATCCGAAAGATGTACCGGAAGGCATCGAAATGGTGAAACAGTTGCTTGGTCAAGTACCGGTATTTGGTATATGTTTAGGGCATCAATTGTTTGCCTTAGCTTGTGGTGCGAATACGGAAAAAATGAAGTTCGGGCACCGTGGTTCCAACCACCCAGTGAAAAACATGGATACAGGTAAAGTTGATATGACATCCCAAAACCATGGATATACCGTAAAAGAATCGTCACTACAAGGTACGCGATTAGCCATTACTCATAAAGCTGTAAATGACGGAACTGTTGAAGGGTTAAAACACTTAGATTACAACGCGTTTACAGTACAATACCACCCTGAAGCGTCACCAGGACCTGAGGATTCTAATAAACTATTTGATCAATTTGTTACAGCGATGATAAACGAAAAGAAAGAGGTGCTTCAACATGCCTAAACGTACAGATATCCAAAAAATATTAGTTATCGGATCTGGCCCGATTGTCATCGGTCAAGCAGCAGAATTTGATTATGCAGGAACACAAGCATGCCAAGCATTAAAGGAAGAAGGATATGAAGTTATCCTCGTAAATTCGAATCCTGCAACGATTATGACTGACACAGCCATGGCAGATCGTGTCTATATCGAACCGTTAACTGTCGAATTTGTCAGTCGTATTATTCGAAAAGAAAGACCGGATGCCCTCGTACCTACCCTTGGTGGGCAGACAGGATTAAATTTAGCAATTGATTTACATAAATCTGGTGTTCTAGCAGAGTGT from Salirhabdus salicampi harbors:
- a CDS encoding PD-(D/E)XK nuclease family protein, with amino-acid sequence MYEVKKYPEFSWSLSRHKTLMDCARKYGLHYYESHNGWRFDSPESSKKAYRLKKITNIPMLFGQIFHELVESAMKDLLQRNHVPSKEALIEKARRRLNSAYLDSRDRKSLWFDKPNRYNMLFEMYYNGELDPDVIKDYRERLDIVFSNLFHSKSFQDITTRQETMKFHQAEDFRYTYVNDVKIFAVMDLLYRDTEQGKWVIVDWKTGKESDSDYEQLAIYAYYLMQEFNVPLEQIEIRNEYLLTGHHRTYVLDERDIQTMLHRLTSSVQLMKGYQADILANEPLSIEEFPMTEQAQRCQRCNFKEICLT
- a CDS encoding aspartate carbamoyltransferase catalytic subunit translates to MNNLLEMSALSNQEIFDLLAEAKAFQKGKVWKPTEQTFVANLFFEPSTRTKMSFEVAEKRLGLHVLPFSAEASSVQKGESLYDTVRTLEEIGVQAVVIRHPEDRYFDELNGRVSIPILNGGDGCGNHPTQSLLDLYTIQQEYGHFEGLNIVIVGDVKHSRVARSNAEALSRLGAKVIFSGPEEWADPSLGDYAPMDHAVQIADVMMMLRIQHERHEATMNVTKKMYHQHYGLTVERERMMKRGSIIMHPAPVNRDVEIASSIVESEKSRIFPQMKNGVYVRMAVLKQALTSESIKGGRQYVNTTEKREIV
- a CDS encoding dihydroorotase — its product is MSTLLKNGKLFKQGRFVEADVYIEKGKVTNIATSIDIAADEVIDVEGNFIIPGLVDLHVHLREPGGETKETIETGTKAAAKGGFTTIAAMPNTRPVPDTTEHLAALQQKIAEFAHVRVLPYAAITERQLGETITDFDALKDLGAFAFTDDGVGVQNAGTMLEAMKRAAERNMSIVAHCEENTLINNGSLHEGVFSEKQNINGIPSVCESVHIARDVLLAEAAGVHYHVCHISTKESVRVVRDAKQAGINVTAEVTPHHLLLCEEDIPGLDANFKMNPPLRGKEDQQALIEGLLDGTIDFIATDHAPHTAEEKALGIERAPFGIVGLETAFPLLYTNLVKNNVLTLEQLVEFLTHKPAESFNLPFGTIEIGKDADITVINIKDEKEIDPTTFASKGKNTPFTGWACQGWPIRTMIAGNTVWTEETKHNSITTL
- a CDS encoding carbamoyl phosphate synthase small subunit; the protein is MKRQLILEDGTVFVGKAFGSEGEQEGEVVFNTGMTGYQEILSDPSYCGQIVTLTYPLIGNYGINPDDFETITPSVHGLIVKEVADIPSYWRSEKNVDTFLKEQGIPGLQGIDTRKLTRLIRKHGTLKGQLASMESNVEAVVKRLRNTPFPKNQVEQVSTTKPYRSPGRGLRVVLVDYGLKLGIARELTNRNCDVIVVPYNTTAEEVLRLNPDGVMLSNGPGDPKDVPEGIEMVKQLLGQVPVFGICLGHQLFALACGANTEKMKFGHRGSNHPVKNMDTGKVDMTSQNHGYTVKESSLQGTRLAITHKAVNDGTVEGLKHLDYNAFTVQYHPEASPGPEDSNKLFDQFVTAMINEKKEVLQHA